The Candidatus Synechococcus calcipolaris G9 nucleotide sequence CCTTGTGCGAATTCTGGAGGTGCGAAAATCCCGCATCACCTCTGCTTCTGTGTCTTCTCCAGGATCGAGTTCACGGCGAAAGCGATCGGCGGTTCGTAAAATAGAGCGGGGAATAAAACTACTACTATCGAGCTTGGAATCTTCCGTCTTTGTATCGTCGTTAATATACTCGGCGCGATAGAGGGAGTCTTTATCGGTGAGTTGGGCATCATTTTTAACCGGATTTTTAGGGCGGCCATTCTTTGGCTCATTCCCGCGGCTATTGATAGCGGGTGTTGCTAGGGCCGATAATTCCCGTTCCCGCTGTCGTTTATAGCGATTGATGGTGGCATCAATGAAGCGGAGTTTTTCATAAATCGTGGGTTCTTTATCACCCTCGGCGATCGCCTCAGCCGTGACCGTATAGGTGGGAATAGTCCCATTCTCGATTCCAACTTGACGATGCAACCGTCCCCCAGGGGGAATCTGGATAACTTGGCTACTGGCACGAAATTCCGTCAGGCGCATCCGTACCGTTTTCAGAAGCTTTTTCAGTTCCGTCTCAAAGTAGCCTGCTACGGAGCCCGGCGGCAGAGACAGGGGACTAATGGGGCCAGACTGAAAATGCTCATCCTCAATGGCTTTTATGCGCAGAGCCGCCTCATAGGAGTCCTGCAACGCCCGCTCAGGAGTGGTCAAGTACCATTTTTCCCACTGGGAAATTGTTTGTCGCAGGCCCGAAAAGGGGTTGGGTGTCATGGCCAGGAATGCAGATAATGGTAGTAGGATCGTAGCAAATCCATTCACCTAACCAAATAAAACCAATAAAGTGGAGATCCCCCCATGGAACCGGCCCAAATCAAAGCCCTGGTTGAACAAGCCCTTGCAGATAAAATCCTCACCC carries:
- the pxcA gene encoding proton extrusion protein PcxA, which codes for MTPNPFSGLRQTISQWEKWYLTTPERALQDSYEAALRIKAIEDEHFQSGPISPLSLPPGSVAGYFETELKKLLKTVRMRLTEFRASSQVIQIPPGGRLHRQVGIENGTIPTYTVTAEAIAEGDKEPTIYEKLRFIDATINRYKRQRERELSALATPAINSRGNEPKNGRPKNPVKNDAQLTDKDSLYRAEYINDDTKTEDSKLDSSSFIPRSILRTADRFRRELDPGEDTEAEVMRDFRTSRIRTRIAIRFVLLLIIVPLLTQQVSKAFLVSPIVNHFRAVGQIEKIINSQLEENVLEELARFENKIRFESLVSQIPLAPEQVEAQIRQKAIELSTEYKKELIEPLKNILSDALGLAAFTILLFTGQRQVAILKAFMDEVVYGLSDSAKAFIIILFTDVFVGFHSPHGWTVLVNNTLQHFGLPRNEDFIDMFIATFPVMLDTVFKYWIFRYLNQISPSAVATYKNMND